ACCATTGTCCACTTGTTGTGAAATAACAGTTTCCATGCACATATCTTGCTGGTACTCCCACGGCTCGGGCCAGAGCAATCATTAAATGTGTAGTGTCAACACAGTTACCTGCTCCTTTATTTAAAGTTCCAACAGCACCGTACTTGGTATTGTAGTAAAAAGAATAGTTAATGTTATCTCTCACCCAAGTAAATATGTTGTCTGCCACTTCCCATACACTATTACCTCCGGATGCCAGTTTATAAGCAAGAGATTCAATTGCTGCGTTATCGCACTGACAGTTCTTAGTGGGTTGAATGCAAATAAGTAAACTAGAAGGTACATTGTTTAATTGTGGAAGTATTATAGAAAACCAGGATTGGACTGCTACAGAATCAGGTAATTCTCCATTCTGATCATAATAAGACATTATTTTGGAGAACGTGTAAATCATATTATGGTATCCGAAGTATGTTCCAAAGCTGCTGTAAGAAGAATAGTTAGGTGCTTCCCAGTAACGTTCCGTATACCTTTGAACCCTTCCAGCAATATCCGCATATTCATCTAGATCCATTTCTCCACTACTTTGACTATCACAAGGAGAATCCGCAGATGCACAGTAATTATAATAAACCGATCCTACCGTGTTATTATTGATATCAGTCACAGCAGTAGTTAATATCAATAAGAACGAAGACATTTCCACTTTAACACCATTAATAGTCACATAACTAGGAAGTTTATGATTATTATCCACATAATTTTTCACATAAGTTGCAGCATCAGCCACCTGATCAATAGTAAATTTATTCCAAGGAA
The sequence above is a segment of the Methanobacterium petrolearium genome. Coding sequences within it:
- a CDS encoding transglutaminase domain-containing protein; its protein translation is GNPITTTLTMPTFLNLLTTITQKINNKDTTPTTLTNTYQNPTSSQELIHSGDMSLATYVSVAGRVQRYMDRYLIAPNYSSYSGLGSYFGYENLIYTYSKILTTYNNTKTLPSTIAVVPWNKFTIDQVADAATYVKNYVDNNHKLPSYVTINGVKVEMSSFLLILTTAVTDINNNTVGSVYYNYCASADSPCDSQSSGEMDLDEYADIAGRVQRYTERYWEAPNYSSYSSFGTYFGYHNMIYTFSKIMSYYDQNGELPDSVAVQSWFSIILPQLNNVPSSLLICIQPTKNCQCDNAAIESLAYKLASGGNSVWEVADNIFTWVRDNINYSFYYNTKYGAVGTLNKGAGNCVDTTHLMIALARAVGVPARYVHGNCYFTTSGQWYGHVFAQFYINGKWYNADGTSYRNTLGTIKNWNTSTWILKQRYAELPF